In a single window of the Necator americanus strain Aroian chromosome X, whole genome shotgun sequence genome:
- a CDS encoding hypothetical protein (NECATOR_CHRX.G21911.T1) — MNLKHGLRRDRPYYRQCTTPSRMVSVLDREDDFMALGVVGSITCRLWDDVSIGEIGRPLRTQLWEIQMGSRTQNFSHLSELITEYVIKTSK; from the coding sequence ATGAACCTCAAGCATGGGCTGAGACGTGATCGTCCGTATTACCGACAATGCACAACTCCTAGCCGCATGGTTAGCGTACTTGACAGAGAGGACGATTTCATGGCATTAGGAGTGGTTGGTAGTATCACCTGTAGATTATGGGATGACGTCTCCATTGGAGAAATAGGACGCCCACTACGTACTCAGCTATGGGAGATCCAAATGGGCTCACGAACACAAAACTTCTCACACCTATCGGAGCTCATCACAGAATACGTAATCAAAACTTCGAAATAA